A window of the Rickettsia felis URRWXCal2 genome harbors these coding sequences:
- the pheS gene encoding Phenylalanyl-tRNA synthetase alpha chain produces MDKPRDDSVNIKQTKNIMENIETILRLAEEKILLVQNLKELQEYKVEFLGKNGIVTGELKKLGSLNEQERKEFGLKINKLKDKIQNIIKAKEEILEEQELNLKLAADKIDLTIPARRYKQGSIHPITQCSEELIQVFSQFGFTIENGPNIENDFHNFTSLNFEDDHPARQMHDTFYLKGQENNKPLLLRTHTSTVQIRAMKNGKPPFRFIAPGRTYRSDSDMTHTPMFHQIEGLVIDKNINMGHLKYVITEFIKSFFENSNIELRFRPSFFPFTEPSAEVDIRMNKNDKWLEVLGCGMVHPNVLKNVGIDSSEYQGFAFGLGVERFAMLKYNIKDLRQFFEGDMRWLKHYNFGSFDIPNLAGGLTK; encoded by the coding sequence GTGGACAAGCCACGGGATGACAGTGTTAACATAAAACAAACAAAAAACATCATGGAAAATATAGAAACAATATTAAGACTTGCTGAGGAAAAAATCTTATTAGTACAAAACTTAAAAGAACTACAAGAATATAAAGTAGAATTTTTAGGTAAAAACGGTATAGTGACCGGTGAGCTTAAAAAATTAGGTAGTTTAAATGAACAGGAACGTAAAGAATTTGGCTTAAAAATCAATAAATTAAAAGATAAAATACAAAATATAATAAAAGCAAAAGAAGAAATTTTAGAGGAGCAGGAACTAAATTTAAAACTTGCTGCCGATAAAATTGATTTAACAATCCCAGCAAGAAGATATAAGCAAGGTTCTATTCATCCAATAACACAATGTAGTGAGGAGTTAATACAAGTATTTTCGCAGTTTGGTTTTACTATAGAAAACGGACCGAATATCGAGAATGATTTCCATAATTTTACTTCTCTCAATTTTGAAGATGACCATCCCGCAAGGCAAATGCATGATACTTTTTATTTGAAAGGTCAAGAAAACAATAAACCGCTGTTATTACGTACTCATACCTCAACAGTGCAGATTAGAGCTATGAAAAACGGCAAACCGCCTTTTAGGTTTATAGCACCTGGTAGGACTTATAGATCAGATTCGGATATGACGCATACGCCGATGTTTCACCAAATAGAAGGACTTGTTATTGATAAAAATATCAATATGGGGCATTTAAAATATGTTATCACGGAATTTATAAAAAGCTTTTTTGAAAATTCTAATATTGAATTACGTTTTAGACCCAGCTTTTTCCCATTTACCGAACCTTCTGCCGAAGTTGATATTCGGATGAATAAAAACGATAAATGGCTTGAGGTACTCGGTTGCGGGATGGTCCATCCAAACGTGCTTAAAAATGTCGGTATCGATAGTAGTGAGTATCAAGGTTTTGCTTTTGGGCTTGGGGTAGAGCGTTTTGCAATGCTAAAATATAATATCAAAGATTTAAGACAATTTTTTGAAGGAGATATGCGTTGGCTAAAACATTATAATTTTGGGAGCTTTGATATACCGAATTTAGCAGGAGGGCTTACGAAATGA
- the dapF gene encoding Diaminopimelate epimerase — translation MISKINFVKMHGLGNDFVVVNKRDLSSSYDLSQLAKNMADRHTGIGCDQFIIYEEHDDFYEMIIYNIDGSSAKLCGNATRCLAKLIYLDTGKKDITVMVGNKKLLCNVEDENNISVNVGKVSFNEVWMPSRDKIWELAERYMIDLKETICVDIGNPHLVIFSKLEPQDQKIVGEKLQAKELFADGVNVNFAEVKDNKIYLSVWERGAGLTLACGSGACGSFAAGLKLGFIHSPSTVVFKYGSLTMKEENGNIIMQGAATLVARGEYYCEQ, via the coding sequence ATGATTAGTAAAATTAATTTTGTAAAAATGCATGGTCTCGGTAATGATTTTGTTGTTGTTAACAAACGAGATTTATCAAGTTCATATGATTTATCGCAGCTAGCAAAAAATATGGCTGATCGTCATACAGGTATAGGTTGTGATCAGTTTATTATTTATGAAGAGCATGATGATTTTTATGAGATGATTATCTATAACATAGACGGCTCTAGTGCTAAATTATGCGGTAATGCTACAAGATGTTTAGCCAAGTTAATTTATCTTGATACGGGAAAGAAAGATATTACTGTAATGGTAGGCAATAAAAAATTGCTATGTAATGTGGAAGATGAAAATAATATTAGCGTTAATGTAGGAAAGGTTAGTTTTAATGAAGTTTGGATGCCAAGCCGTGATAAAATTTGGGAACTCGCAGAGCGTTATATGATTGATTTAAAGGAAACTATTTGTGTTGATATAGGTAATCCGCATTTGGTTATTTTTAGTAAGTTAGAACCTCAAGATCAAAAAATTGTTGGTGAAAAATTACAGGCTAAGGAATTATTCGCAGATGGGGTAAACGTTAATTTTGCTGAAGTAAAAGATAATAAAATCTATTTATCTGTTTGGGAGCGAGGGGCAGGATTAACTCTTGCTTGCGGAAGCGGGGCTTGCGGTAGTTTTGCTGCCGGTTTAAAGCTCGGTTTTATCCATTCACCAAGTACGGTAGTATTTAAGTATGGCAGCCTTACTATGAAAGAAGAAAACGGTAATATAATAATGCAAGGAGCAGCTACGCTTGTAGCACGTGGGGAATATTATTGTGAGCAATAA
- a CDS encoding MiaB-like tRNA modifying enzyme: MGNIIVSNNLRQEVVTFGCRLNIYESEIIRKNLELSGIDNVAIFNTCAVTKAAEKQARQAIRKAKKNNPDLKIIVTGCSAQTSPQMYGNMPEVDKVIGNEEKLLPSYYQITDEKIAVNDIMSVKETAGHLVSSFDGKSRAFIQVQNGCDHFCTFCIIPYGRGKSRSVPIGAIVSQVKHLVLNGFKEVVFTGVDVTAYGSDLPGSPTFAQMIKRVLNLVPELKRLRLSSIDVAEIDDELFELIAYSERIMPHFHISLQAGDDMILKRMKRRHNRANVIEFCRKLRAIRPEVSFGADIIAGFPTETPEMFENTRKLISEAELQYLHVFPYSEREGTPAARMPQVPKAIRKERAEILRQEGQNQLSEFFKKHIGQKVELLVENNNIAHTENFIPVKLDKPLEIGQIFKAKLVGIEGNNMKCELV, from the coding sequence GTGGGGAATATTATTGTGAGCAATAATTTAAGACAAGAAGTAGTAACATTCGGCTGTAGACTTAATATTTACGAAAGTGAGATAATACGAAAAAACTTGGAATTATCGGGTATCGATAATGTGGCAATATTCAATACTTGTGCTGTAACTAAAGCGGCTGAGAAACAAGCAAGACAAGCTATCCGCAAGGCTAAAAAAAATAATCCTGATTTAAAAATTATCGTTACCGGTTGTAGCGCTCAAACAAGTCCACAAATGTACGGTAATATGCCGGAAGTTGATAAGGTTATAGGTAATGAAGAGAAGTTATTGCCTAGCTATTACCAAATTACGGATGAAAAAATAGCAGTTAACGATATAATGTCGGTGAAAGAGACGGCAGGTCATTTAGTAAGTAGCTTTGACGGTAAATCTCGTGCTTTTATTCAGGTACAAAACGGTTGTGATCATTTTTGCACTTTCTGTATTATCCCTTACGGTAGAGGTAAAAGTAGATCAGTACCGATAGGAGCTATAGTGAGCCAAGTAAAGCATTTAGTACTAAACGGCTTTAAAGAGGTGGTATTTACCGGTGTTGATGTTACGGCTTACGGTTCAGATTTACCCGGAAGCCCAACATTTGCACAAATGATTAAACGAGTTTTAAATTTAGTGCCTGAACTAAAAAGGCTTCGTTTATCTTCAATAGATGTTGCAGAAATAGATGATGAACTTTTTGAGCTTATAGCTTATAGTGAGAGGATAATGCCGCACTTTCATATTAGCTTGCAAGCAGGCGATGATATGATATTAAAACGTATGAAAAGACGTCATAATAGGGCAAATGTAATAGAGTTTTGTCGAAAGTTGCGGGCTATAAGACCGGAAGTATCGTTTGGAGCTGATATTATAGCTGGTTTCCCGACTGAAACTCCTGAAATGTTTGAAAATACAAGAAAATTAATTTCAGAAGCGGAATTACAATATTTACATGTTTTTCCTTATTCGGAAAGAGAAGGAACGCCTGCAGCACGTATGCCGCAAGTACCGAAAGCTATAAGGAAAGAAAGAGCCGAAATTCTAAGACAAGAGGGGCAGAATCAGCTATCTGAGTTCTTTAAGAAGCATATAGGTCAGAAAGTAGAGTTATTGGTAGAGAATAATAATATCGCCCATACCGAAAATTTTATTCCGGTAAAGCTAGACAAACCTTTAGAAATAGGGCAGATATTTAAAGCGAAGTTGGTGGGAATAGAGGGGAATAATATGAAGTGCGAGTTGGTTTAA
- a CDS encoding RND efflux system, outer membrane protein, translating to MNLLDNRHCEERSDVAISFNILRLLRQLLCNFLVMTDKLIHAIITSRNGINILIISISSFLLCSCSTKQNNTIPNLSLPTTWNNYSLAQKDNMPQQWWLQFNDPVLNQLIEESLTGNSDIELAMSNVLAAKAQLNLVNSYRFPQINLQGGANRTKNSKETVRLSVISNVTMSYFNLLALDKQIYLTEKLIEAQTEIYKLNQKLYNLGVGDLISVSEAASELALTNLSLPPLKQQRHEQETALKILVGRTPENIVNGLIYRDKPIDYFPALPVLPKILPSELLEQRPDIKAAEQNLLAADANLKAIKATYFPQLSLTGLLGFGSNKLNTLFNSSAQTWQIGGNIAGPIFDFGKTRANVQIAESVKEQYIAQYKSVVRTAFGEVMDALSLEQTSNSNFHIWQQNEAALTSIFKLAAQRYKRGNIDYLTVLTAKQNVLQNEIDGVAIKLSQLSSMVNIFHALGGKW from the coding sequence ATGAACCTACTAGATAATCGACATTGCGAGGAGCGAAGCGACGTGGCAATCTCGTTTAATATCCTGAGATTGCTTCGTCAATTGCTATGCAATTTCCTCGTAATGACGGATAAGCTGATCCACGCAATAATAACCTCTAGAAATGGTATAAATATCCTCATTATATCGATTTCGTCATTTCTATTATGTAGTTGTAGTACTAAACAAAATAATACTATCCCTAATCTCTCATTACCTACTACTTGGAATAATTATTCTTTAGCACAAAAAGATAATATGCCGCAGCAATGGTGGCTACAATTTAACGATCCGGTATTAAATCAGCTAATCGAAGAATCTTTAACCGGTAACTCCGATATTGAGCTGGCAATGAGTAATGTGCTAGCAGCGAAAGCTCAACTTAACCTTGTTAATTCTTATAGATTTCCACAAATCAATTTACAGGGAGGAGCAAATCGAACAAAAAATAGCAAGGAAACGGTACGTTTATCAGTTATAAGTAACGTCACTATGAGTTACTTTAATCTTTTAGCATTAGACAAACAAATCTATCTAACTGAAAAGCTAATTGAGGCTCAAACGGAAATTTATAAATTAAATCAGAAATTATATAATCTTGGTGTGGGTGATTTAATATCGGTTAGTGAAGCTGCTTCCGAGCTTGCACTTACTAATTTATCATTACCGCCTTTAAAACAACAAAGACATGAGCAGGAAACCGCTTTAAAAATTTTAGTAGGTAGGACTCCTGAAAATATAGTAAACGGCTTAATTTATCGTGATAAACCAATAGATTACTTCCCTGCTCTACCGGTATTACCTAAAATATTACCGTCAGAGCTTTTAGAACAAAGACCTGACATTAAAGCAGCAGAGCAGAATTTACTAGCAGCAGACGCAAACTTAAAAGCCATAAAAGCTACTTATTTTCCACAACTTTCTTTAACAGGCTTATTAGGATTCGGTAGCAATAAACTTAATACTCTCTTTAACAGCTCAGCACAGACTTGGCAAATAGGCGGCAACATAGCAGGACCTATTTTTGATTTTGGCAAAACTAGAGCTAACGTACAAATTGCCGAAAGTGTTAAAGAACAATATATAGCACAATATAAATCAGTAGTACGCACAGCTTTCGGGGAAGTTATGGATGCTTTATCGCTTGAGCAAACATCAAACAGTAATTTTCATATTTGGCAACAAAATGAAGCAGCTTTAACATCTATATTTAAGCTTGCCGCTCAGCGTTATAAACGAGGTAATATAGATTACTTAACAGTGCTTACAGCTAAACAAAACGTACTACAAAACGAAATTGACGGGGTGGCTATAAAACTTTCACAGCTAAGTTCTATGGTTAATATTTTCCATGCTTTGGGCGGAAAGTGGTAG
- a CDS encoding Glycosyltransferase codes for MKVLNIMLSRDLGGIQQAFLDYNAALEMQKIEVINITSYKAKINSFLRKTSFKLPNLVPIDPLSVLILKYIIYKIKPDIIIAHGNRAINFSKFAKSQNIKLIGIAHNYSLKGLRKCNFIIALTHHMKEFLLKNNFAESWICTLPNMINISKDFTPNKTYKKPIVIGILARFVAKKGVDVFINAIKILKEKKYDIQAVIGGSGEEKDNLIALARKLNLQDQISFTGWVNDRDNFFKQIDIFCLPSLHEPFGIIVLEAMEAGLPIVSTDTEGPAEILSDMQDGLICKAASSEDLAEKIVYLIDNPIKAKEFSKNAYLTLKQNYDIKVVSKKLQHILESLI; via the coding sequence ATGAAAGTACTCAATATTATGCTAAGTCGTGATCTTGGCGGAATTCAACAAGCATTTTTAGATTATAATGCAGCTCTTGAAATGCAAAAAATTGAGGTTATAAATATCACTTCTTACAAAGCAAAAATAAATTCTTTTCTACGTAAGACAAGTTTTAAACTACCTAACTTAGTACCAATTGATCCGTTATCGGTACTTATTCTTAAATATATAATCTACAAAATTAAACCCGATATAATTATAGCACACGGTAATAGAGCAATAAATTTTAGTAAATTTGCTAAATCACAAAATATAAAATTAATTGGTATCGCTCATAATTATAGTTTAAAAGGCCTACGTAAATGTAATTTTATTATTGCCCTGACGCATCATATGAAAGAATTTTTACTAAAAAATAACTTTGCCGAATCTTGGATATGCACCTTACCGAATATGATAAATATTTCTAAAGACTTTACTCCAAATAAAACATATAAAAAACCTATAGTAATTGGTATACTAGCAAGATTTGTAGCTAAAAAAGGTGTTGATGTTTTTATTAATGCTATAAAAATTTTAAAAGAAAAAAAATATGATATTCAAGCTGTTATAGGTGGAAGCGGTGAGGAAAAAGATAATTTAATTGCTTTAGCACGTAAACTTAATTTACAAGATCAAATATCATTTACGGGATGGGTTAATGATAGAGACAATTTTTTTAAACAAATAGATATTTTTTGTTTACCGTCTCTTCATGAACCGTTTGGAATTATAGTGCTTGAAGCAATGGAGGCGGGGCTACCTATCGTTAGTACAGACACTGAAGGGCCTGCAGAAATCTTAAGCGACATGCAAGACGGGCTTATTTGTAAAGCGGCTTCTTCGGAAGATTTAGCAGAAAAAATTGTCTATCTAATAGATAACCCTATAAAAGCAAAGGAATTTTCTAAAAACGCCTATCTTACTCTCAAACAAAATTATGATATTAAAGTTGTTTCTAAAAAGTTACAGCATATTTTAGAAAGCTTGATATAA